The following are encoded in a window of Fusarium oxysporum f. sp. lycopersici 4287 chromosome 5, whole genome shotgun sequence genomic DNA:
- a CDS encoding alkylated DNA repair protein alkB like 6 yields MARHTGQFKEDGALDPEPAWRILQEPRSLLVTTDELYTEYLHGIADIEEDADLSAETVANWDLLRSPGVYANGRNIRQTRTSLTYRDVLQVSKVANKLGIFLKR; encoded by the exons ATGGCGCGGCATACTGGCCAGTT CAAGGAGGACGGCGCTCTTGATCCCGAACCTGCTTGGAGGATCCTCCAAGAACCCCGTAGTTTACTCGTCACAACTGACGAGCTATATACCGAATATCTCCATGGGATTGCTGATATCGAAGAGGATGCTGACTTGAGTGCCGAAACTGTTGCCAACTGGGATCTTCTCCGTTCTCCCGGTGTATACGCCAATGGTCGGAATATCCGTCAAACTCGCACAAGCCTGACGTATCGAGATGTTCTTCAGGTATCAAAAGTCGCGAACAAGCTTGGCATCTTCCTCAAACGATGA
- a CDS encoding hypothetical protein (At least one base has a quality score < 10), giving the protein MDIDGSQMTPTSCLTACADQGFPFAGLEYGGECYCGNVLANDTVKADVGDCNVPCNGDKTLLCGGPSRLSVYVAEDLLSLQPCGWKPSNSASASASVSLWSSTSTTSATTSSVATSSSSSTSSVVSSSTTSSVSSSRSVVTSSSTTLSTLTSTTGNGQSSTTGQPSGPSGPSGPSGPSGPSGPSSTTNNPPGPSNPSSTNGNGQSTTNKPSATTTTSCSTTTGPAMCTSTVVVPNTCEYKCGNWCAPSVPDFQDQNSCQTAYNNCAKNIAACFQNAGWPGALNCFDFSKWCDGVQGYCASSCSRGRSCNKLGCIKNNAPTGGNSASTTTSVYPCAVTSTSTTSSAAATSCAPQPTNICQQPSSNIWGYGPGNPVGGIELPLVACNDLKGDFSQNPFKLYTNTNSNSCSSYRRNQQSSACADACKAQYNACVGTYVQSCKKLNTRSDSSNYFDKRSHSHFHKRALEKSGIEPRFFNLFGNDQWQSAQNKCSIQYADCLWENANVNFSSRCQNFGTGL; this is encoded by the coding sequence ATGGATATTGATGGTTCTCAGATGACCCCCACCAGTTGCTTGACTGCCTGCGCTGACCAGGGCTTCCCTTTTGCTGGTCTTGAATATGGTGGTGAATGCTACTGCGGTAACGTCCTGGCCAATGACACTGTCAAGGCAGATGTTGGTGACTGCAACGTTCCTTGCAACGGTGACAAGACCCTCCTTTGCGGTGGACCTAGTCGTTTGAGTGTCTACGTCGCTGAGGATCTGCTTTCTCTTCAGCCATGTGGCTGGAAGCCCAGCAactctgcctctgcctcgGCTTCCGTTTCTCTCTGGTCATCTACCTCTACCACTTCCGCTACTACCTCAAGTGTTGCTActtccagctcttcaagcACCAGTTCTGTCGTTAGCTCCTCCACTACCAGCTCGGTCTCCAGCTCCAGATCGGTTGTCACCAGCTCTTCCACAACCTTGAGCACTCTGACCAGCACTACTGGAAATGGACAGTCTTCTACCACGGGTCAGCCTTCTGGGCCTTCTGGTCCCTCTGGTCCTTCTGGTCCTTCTGGTCCCTCTGGCCCTTCTTCCACTACCAACAACCCTCCTGGCCCCTCCAACCCTTCTTCCACCAACGGCAATGGCCAGTCTACCACCAACAAGCCTTCCGCTACAACCACTACTTCCTGCAGCACCACTACTGGTCCTGCTATGTGTACTTCTACCGTTGTTGTGCCCAACACCTGCGAGTACAAGTGTGGTAACTGGTGTGCTCCGTCTGTCCCTGACTTCCAGGATCAAAACAGTTGTCAGACCGCTTACAACAACTGCGCCAAGAACATTGCTGCTTGCTTCCAGAACGCTGGCTGGCCCGGCGCTCTGAACTGCTTCGACTTCTCTAAGTGGTGTGATGGTGTCCAGGGCTACtgtgcttcttcttgctcccGTGGTCGTAGCTGCAACAAGCTTGGCTGCATCAAGAACAACGCTCCCACTGGCGGAAACAGTGCCTCGACTACCACCAGCGTCTATCCCTGCGCCGTCACCAGCACTTCAACcacttcttctgctgctgccacCTCTTGTGCTCCTCAGCCCACCAACATTTGCCAGCAGCCCAGCTCCAACATCTGGGGCTACGGTCCCGGCAACCCTGTCGGTGGTATTGAGCTGCCTCTTGTTGCCTGTAACGACTTGAAGGGCGACTTTTCTCAGAACCCCTTCAAGCTTTACACCAATACCAACTCCaattcttgctcttcttaTCGCCGCAACCAGCAGTCCAGCGCTTGTGCCGACGCCTGCAAGGCTCAGTACAACGCTTGTGTCGGTACCTATGTCCAGAGCTGCAAGAAGCTTAACACTCGCAGTGATAGCAGCAACTACTTCGACAAGCGATCTCACTCCCACTTCCACAAGCGCGCCCTCGAGAAGTCTGGTATTGAGCCTCGCTTCTTCAACCTATTCGGTAACGACCAGTGGCAGAGCGCTCAGAACAAGTGCTCCATCCAGTATGCTGACTGTCTCTGGGAGAACGCCAATGTCAATTTCAGCAGCCGCTGCCAGAACTTCGGCACTGGTCTGTAA